A single region of the Erythrobacter sp. HL-111 genome encodes:
- a CDS encoding hydroxymethylglutaryl-CoA lyase, whose product MTDILVSEVGPRDGLQSIDRVMPLDAKKRWIAAEAAAGVKEIEVGSFVPPKLLPQMADTAELVAFARGIEGLTVVALVPNAKGAERAAEAGVHAMSIPFSMSETHSIKNVRKDHPAMIAEIAAASAIAREHGIHFAVGLSTAFGCTMEGAVPEDQVVRLAEKAVEAGAGELSLSDTTGYADPAQVRRLTRKVRAAVGADKLTTLHLHNTRGLGLANVVAGLEEGIKTFDASLGGLGGCPFAPGASGNLVTEDLVLMLNAMGLKTGIDLEKLLEVRAILAEALPGEPLYGFTPDAGPMLDYRQRVAG is encoded by the coding sequence ATGACCGACATCCTCGTATCCGAAGTCGGCCCGCGCGACGGGCTGCAATCGATCGACCGGGTGATGCCTCTCGACGCGAAGAAGCGCTGGATCGCGGCCGAAGCGGCCGCCGGCGTGAAGGAGATCGAGGTCGGCAGCTTCGTGCCGCCGAAACTCCTGCCCCAGATGGCCGACACGGCCGAACTGGTCGCCTTCGCGCGCGGGATCGAGGGGCTGACCGTGGTCGCGCTCGTGCCCAATGCGAAAGGCGCGGAGCGTGCCGCCGAGGCGGGCGTGCACGCCATGTCCATCCCCTTCTCGATGAGCGAGACCCATTCGATCAAGAACGTGCGCAAGGACCATCCCGCCATGATCGCGGAAATCGCGGCGGCCTCCGCCATCGCGCGCGAACACGGCATCCATTTCGCGGTCGGCCTGTCCACCGCCTTCGGCTGCACGATGGAAGGCGCGGTGCCCGAAGATCAGGTCGTGCGCCTTGCCGAAAAGGCGGTCGAGGCGGGGGCCGGGGAACTCTCGCTGTCCGACACGACCGGCTATGCCGACCCGGCGCAGGTCCGCAGGCTCACCCGCAAGGTCCGGGCGGCGGTGGGCGCGGACAAGCTGACGACGCTCCACCTCCACAACACGCGCGGGCTCGGCCTTGCCAATGTCGTCGCGGGGCTGGAGGAGGGGATCAAGACCTTCGATGCCTCGCTAGGCGGGCTGGGCGGCTGCCCCTTCGCACCCGGCGCGAGCGGGAACCTCGTGACCGAGGACCTCGTGCTGATGCTCAATGCGATGGGGCTGAAGACCGGGATCGACCTCGAAAAACTGCTCGAGGTGCGCGCCATCCTGGCCGAGGCACTGCCGGGCGAGCCGCTTTATGGTTTCACCCCCGATGCGGGGCCGATGCTGGATTACAGGCAGAGGGTCGCCGGATGA
- the leuD gene encoding 3-isopropylmalate dehydratase small subunit has protein sequence MNSFPQPLAGIAAPLHVSGLADNVDTDAIIPSREMRSTGRTGLAEGLFAPWRYSDADARTPDPDFVLNRPEYCNAAILVAGSNFGCGSSREHAVWALAEYGFRAVLAESFAPIFRGNCIRNFLLPVALPRAVLERIAGEAVEIDLAAQEVRCRGEVHAFEIDPEAKRMLAEGLDAIDLTLTQAAAIEKWTEADRRTRPWVYLETHA, from the coding sequence ATGAACTCCTTTCCCCAACCGCTCGCCGGGATCGCCGCGCCGCTCCATGTCAGCGGGCTCGCCGACAATGTCGATACCGACGCGATCATCCCGAGCCGCGAAATGCGCTCGACCGGACGCACGGGACTGGCCGAGGGCCTGTTCGCGCCGTGGCGCTACAGCGATGCCGATGCGCGCACGCCCGATCCCGATTTCGTCCTCAACCGCCCCGAATACTGCAACGCCGCGATCCTTGTCGCAGGGTCCAATTTCGGCTGCGGGTCGAGCCGCGAACACGCGGTCTGGGCGCTTGCCGAATACGGGTTCCGGGCGGTGCTGGCCGAAAGCTTCGCGCCGATCTTCCGCGGCAATTGCATCCGCAATTTTCTACTCCCCGTCGCCCTTCCGCGCGCGGTGCTGGAACGGATCGCGGGCGAAGCGGTCGAGATCGACCTTGCCGCGCAGGAGGTCCGCTGCCGGGGCGAGGTCCACGCTTTCGAGATCGATCCCGAGGCGAAGCGAATGCTGGCCGAGGGGCTGGACGCGATCGACCTCACGTTGACGCAGGCTGCGGCGATCGAGAAATGGACCGAAGCCGATCGCAGGACGCGGCCCTGGGTCTATCTGGAGACACACGCATGA
- a CDS encoding 3-isopropylmalate dehydratase large subunit, with translation MGRTLFERIWDAHMVAETAGGAALVAIDRVFLHERTGAAALARMAEMGRRLRDPARVFAVMDHIVDTRPGRGDGTLMPGGEGFITETRAACRKAGITLFDVNDSAQGIVHVISPEQGIVLPGLTLVAPDSHTCTQGAFGALAWGIGSSEAEHAMVTGTLRLDRPKTMRVTFKGALSPGVTAKDMILTLIARHGAGGGAGHVVEFAGEAVRALDMEARMTLCNMATEFSAMTGLIAPDETVFDYLAGRPYAPASFDDPYWNSLRSDEDARFDREIVIDAAEIAPMVSWGTSPEHAVPVTAVVPQGPARAHDYIGLDPGTPLAGTPVDAAFIGSCTNARLSDLRRAAAILKGRRIAPSIRKALVVPGSLSVKRAAEAEGLDAVFAAAGFEWRMSGCSLCFYAGGEGFPEGSRVISSTNRNFEGRQGPGIRTHIASPETVAASAIAGRIADPREYARLEEPA, from the coding sequence ATGGGACGCACGCTGTTCGAGCGTATCTGGGACGCGCACATGGTCGCCGAAACGGCGGGCGGCGCGGCCCTGGTCGCGATCGACCGGGTGTTCCTGCACGAACGCACCGGCGCCGCCGCCCTCGCGCGGATGGCCGAGATGGGCCGCCGCCTGCGCGATCCCGCGCGGGTCTTCGCCGTGATGGACCACATCGTCGACACGCGGCCGGGCCGGGGCGACGGGACCCTGATGCCGGGCGGAGAGGGCTTCATCACCGAAACCCGCGCCGCCTGCCGCAAGGCCGGGATCACCCTGTTCGACGTCAATGACAGCGCGCAGGGGATCGTCCACGTCATTTCCCCCGAACAGGGCATCGTCCTGCCCGGACTAACCCTCGTCGCGCCCGACAGCCACACCTGCACGCAAGGGGCCTTCGGCGCGCTCGCCTGGGGGATCGGTTCGTCCGAGGCCGAACACGCGATGGTGACGGGAACGCTGCGGCTCGACCGGCCGAAGACGATGCGCGTCACGTTCAAGGGCGCGCTTTCGCCCGGCGTGACGGCGAAGGACATGATCCTCACCCTCATCGCCCGCCACGGCGCGGGCGGGGGCGCGGGGCACGTGGTCGAATTCGCGGGCGAGGCGGTGCGCGCGCTCGACATGGAAGCGCGCATGACCCTGTGCAACATGGCAACCGAATTCAGCGCGATGACCGGCCTGATCGCGCCCGACGAGACGGTGTTCGACTATCTCGCAGGTCGGCCCTATGCGCCCGCGAGCTTCGATGACCCCTACTGGAACAGCCTCCGTTCGGACGAGGACGCCAGGTTCGACCGCGAGATCGTCATCGACGCCGCGGAAATCGCCCCGATGGTGAGCTGGGGGACGAGCCCCGAACACGCCGTTCCCGTCACCGCGGTGGTGCCGCAGGGTCCGGCGCGCGCGCATGACTATATCGGGCTCGATCCTGGCACGCCGCTTGCGGGAACGCCCGTCGATGCCGCCTTCATCGGCAGCTGCACCAATGCGCGCCTGTCCGACCTGCGCCGCGCCGCCGCGATCCTGAAAGGTCGCCGCATCGCGCCGTCGATCCGCAAGGCGCTGGTCGTCCCCGGCTCGCTCTCGGTCAAGCGCGCGGCCGAGGCCGAGGGGCTCGACGCGGTGTTCGCCGCCGCCGGGTTCGAATGGCGCATGAGCGGCTGCTCGCTGTGCTTCTACGCGGGCGGCGAGGGCTTTCCCGAAGGCTCGCGCGTCATATCCAGCACGAACCGCAATTTCGAAGGAAGGCAAGGCCCCGGCATCCGCACCCACATCGCCTCACCCGAAACCGTCGCGGCGAGCGCGATCGCGGGCCGAATCGCCGACCCGCGCGAATATGCGAGGCTGGAGGAGCCGGCATGA
- a CDS encoding DUF3598 domain-containing protein, whose amino-acid sequence MIDMAKEMPLLARHEGVWDGTYTYFNADNEKVDEHASRLLCRITGDDEIPYHQTNHYTWPDGRTEVRDFPATFRDGRIWWDNELIQGWAAEVPLDDRNRTMMLYWQRTGDPTLYLYEQIQISDDGKNRCRTWHWIRDGKLETRTAIQEVFVTKDWRKVDAEMKARHGA is encoded by the coding sequence ATGATCGACATGGCCAAGGAAATGCCGCTGCTCGCCCGTCACGAAGGGGTGTGGGACGGGACCTACACCTATTTCAACGCCGACAACGAAAAGGTCGACGAACACGCCAGCCGCCTGCTCTGCCGGATCACGGGCGACGACGAGATTCCCTACCATCAGACGAATCACTACACCTGGCCCGACGGCAGGACCGAAGTGCGCGACTTTCCCGCGACCTTTCGCGACGGGCGCATCTGGTGGGACAACGAACTGATCCAGGGCTGGGCGGCCGAAGTCCCGCTCGACGACAGGAACCGCACGATGATGCTCTACTGGCAGCGCACGGGCGATCCCACGCTCTATCTCTACGAACAGATCCAGATTTCGGACGACGGCAAGAACCGCTGCCGCACCTGGCACTGGATCCGCGACGGCAAGCTGGAAACGCGCACCGCGATCCAGGAGGTCTTCGTGACGAAGGACTGGCGCAAGGTCGACGCGGAAATGAAGGCCCGGCACGGCGCCTGA
- a CDS encoding alpha/beta fold hydrolase: MPSQPDVITRHVLTIPAMEGKPARKVHYRRCGTGPALLMVHQSPRSSAEYAALMREWGAQFTCIAPDTPGFGQSDPLPGEPEIDDFADAILAFADALGITPCAAYGFHSGGIILVTAMKRRPDAFRCLAVGGYAIWTEEERRIFGESYLPEFRPQPYGEHFAWIWNRILEQSWVFPWFDTREEARLPIAHADVAHVAQTVSEMLDAGDAYRAGYGAVLRAPRDIPPADAEVPPCLISAYDGDPLQAHIDRLGEMPANWSARKVATPGEHQAASLAFLMEHAGADPCGDLPEDGQEGWLQLEGGLVHWRGTRGARHLVLHAPAGELGEPGEGELAIDLPGHGQSDDPGDIRGTLRQVMAHFDLAEMKLPALPAGDADRLYPDMAPDRFGLYLHRAWQVARAEAYFAPWYEADAAHAIPLAPGRIATEAVHARALARIRAGAAARRWHDTLAEIEGETE; encoded by the coding sequence TTGCCGAGCCAGCCCGACGTCATCACCCGCCACGTCCTCACCATTCCCGCGATGGAAGGCAAACCGGCGCGCAAGGTGCATTACCGCCGCTGCGGGACCGGCCCGGCGCTGCTGATGGTCCACCAGAGCCCGCGCTCCTCTGCCGAATACGCCGCGCTGATGCGCGAATGGGGCGCGCAGTTCACCTGCATCGCGCCCGACACGCCCGGTTTCGGCCAGTCCGATCCGCTTCCCGGCGAACCCGAGATCGACGACTTCGCCGACGCGATCCTCGCATTCGCCGACGCGCTCGGCATCACCCCTTGCGCTGCCTACGGCTTTCATTCTGGCGGCATCATCCTCGTCACGGCGATGAAGCGGCGGCCGGATGCGTTCCGCTGCCTCGCGGTCGGCGGCTATGCGATCTGGACCGAGGAGGAGCGGCGCATCTTCGGCGAGAGCTACCTGCCGGAATTCCGCCCGCAACCCTATGGTGAGCATTTCGCCTGGATCTGGAACCGCATTCTCGAACAGAGCTGGGTCTTCCCGTGGTTCGACACGCGCGAGGAAGCGCGCCTGCCCATTGCCCATGCCGATGTCGCGCACGTGGCGCAGACCGTTTCCGAAATGCTCGATGCGGGCGATGCCTACCGCGCGGGCTATGGCGCGGTGCTGCGCGCGCCGCGCGACATTCCGCCCGCGGATGCCGAAGTCCCGCCCTGCCTCATCAGCGCCTATGACGGCGACCCGCTGCAGGCGCATATCGACCGGCTGGGCGAAATGCCCGCCAACTGGAGCGCGCGGAAGGTCGCGACGCCCGGGGAACATCAGGCCGCAAGCCTCGCCTTCCTCATGGAGCACGCCGGCGCCGACCCCTGCGGCGACCTGCCCGAGGACGGGCAGGAAGGCTGGTTGCAGCTCGAAGGCGGCCTCGTCCACTGGCGGGGGACGCGCGGGGCGCGGCATCTCGTCCTCCACGCTCCTGCCGGCGAACTCGGGGAACCGGGCGAAGGCGAACTGGCGATCGACCTGCCCGGCCACGGCCAGTCGGACGATCCGGGCGACATTCGCGGGACGCTGCGACAGGTCATGGCCCATTTCGACCTTGCCGAAATGAAACTGCCCGCCCTTCCCGCGGGCGATGCCGACCGCCTGTATCCCGACATGGCGCCCGACCGTTTCGGCCTCTACCTCCACCGCGCCTGGCAGGTGGCCCGCGCCGAGGCCTATTTCGCACCGTGGTACGAGGCCGACGCGGCGCACGCGATCCCGCTCGCGCCCGGGCGAATCGCGACCGAAGCGGTCCACGCCCGCGCCCTCGCCCGGATCCGCGCCGGAGCCGCCGCGCGCCGGTGGCACGACACGCTCGCCGAAATCGAAGGAGAGACCGAATGA
- a CDS encoding isochorismatase family protein codes for MTDLVGTKMVEDGRTARAIFEEVMANPARRKFGFGEKLAVVNVDVQQAYTRTDLFRTAYETDPRQIEYINTISKLAREKGMPVIWSRVAYKDDAGDAGVWGTRTDTEDSLQNIKYESERHAFDPRCEIDENDLQYTKRMPSAFFETPLASYLVWHKVDTVVVTGGSTSGCVRATAVDALSHGYRTIVPIETCADKHESYHFANLTDLQLKYADVEPVKAVIDWLEAR; via the coding sequence ATGACGGATCTCGTGGGCACGAAAATGGTCGAGGACGGGCGCACGGCGCGGGCGATCTTCGAGGAGGTGATGGCCAATCCGGCGCGCAGGAAATTCGGCTTCGGAGAGAAGCTCGCGGTCGTGAATGTCGACGTGCAGCAGGCCTATACCCGCACCGACCTGTTCAGGACCGCCTATGAGACCGATCCGAGGCAGATCGAATACATCAACACCATCAGCAAGCTGGCGCGCGAAAAGGGGATGCCGGTGATCTGGAGCCGCGTCGCCTACAAGGACGATGCGGGCGATGCGGGCGTGTGGGGCACGCGCACGGACACCGAGGATTCCCTCCAGAACATCAAGTACGAAAGCGAGCGCCACGCCTTCGACCCGCGCTGCGAGATCGACGAGAACGACCTGCAATATACGAAACGTATGCCGAGCGCCTTCTTCGAAACGCCGCTGGCGAGCTATCTCGTCTGGCACAAGGTCGACACCGTCGTCGTGACGGGCGGCTCCACCTCGGGCTGCGTGCGGGCGACGGCGGTGGATGCGCTTTCCCACGGATACCGCACGATCGTTCCGATCGAGACCTGCGCGGACAAGCACGAAAGCTACCACTTCGCCAATCTCACCGACCTGCAACTGAAATACGCCGATGTCGAGCCGGTCAAGGCGGTGATCGACTGGCTGGAGGCGCGCTGA
- a CDS encoding polysaccharide deacetylase family protein: protein MQEGAPDPGLYDYHPYKGRPKIAWPGGKTCAVWVAPNLEYYEIDPPIHPKRNPWPHPAPSVVGYSHRDHSNRVSHWRMAEVMTRHGFPGSVSLSVALCQHHPEVVADAAARGWEFFSHGIYNTRYSYDMSEEQERAIIEDSIVTVEEATRQRIRGWLAPALTHTPRTLDLLAEYGFDYTCDLYHDDQVQEVKVARGRLASIPYSLEVNDHYGFFVYNMSGREYAETLVKQYERLAEEGEASGTVMCIPLHAYLIGQPHRIGPFEEALEHIAKDGRAWLATAGAIVDAWREQVS from the coding sequence ATGCAGGAGGGCGCGCCCGATCCGGGCCTCTACGATTACCACCCCTACAAGGGTCGCCCGAAGATCGCGTGGCCCGGCGGAAAGACCTGCGCGGTCTGGGTCGCCCCCAATCTCGAATATTACGAGATCGACCCGCCGATCCACCCCAAGCGCAATCCCTGGCCGCATCCGGCGCCGAGCGTCGTGGGCTATTCCCACCGCGACCATTCGAACCGGGTGAGCCACTGGCGCATGGCCGAGGTGATGACCCGCCACGGCTTTCCCGGATCGGTCAGCCTGTCGGTCGCGCTGTGCCAGCACCACCCCGAAGTGGTGGCGGACGCGGCCGCGCGGGGCTGGGAGTTCTTCAGCCACGGCATCTACAACACGCGCTATTCCTACGACATGAGCGAGGAACAGGAACGCGCGATCATCGAGGACTCGATCGTCACGGTCGAGGAGGCCACCCGCCAGCGCATCCGCGGCTGGCTCGCGCCCGCGCTGACGCACACGCCGCGCACCTTGGACCTGCTCGCCGAATACGGCTTCGACTACACCTGCGACCTCTATCACGACGACCAGGTGCAGGAGGTGAAGGTGGCCAGGGGCCGCCTGGCCTCGATCCCCTACAGCCTCGAGGTGAACGACCATTACGGCTTCTTCGTCTACAACATGAGCGGGCGCGAATATGCCGAAACGCTGGTGAAGCAGTACGAACGGCTGGCGGAGGAAGGCGAGGCGTCGGGCACGGTGATGTGCATACCCCTGCACGCCTACCTGATCGGCCAGCCGCACCGGATCGGCCCGTTCGAGGAGGCGCTCGAACACATTGCTAAGGACGGCCGCGCATGGCTGGCGACGGCGGGTGCGATCGTCGATGCGTGGCGGGAGCAGGTATCATGA
- a CDS encoding polysaccharide deacetylase family protein: MNTLPDSYTQYPRRRKGYDHDLYQWSNLHQRAPVRWPEGSVAVWLCVSLEWFPIVPGGPFKAPGHMVTPYPDYRHYTARDYGNRVGAWRMLEAFGKAGVRASFATNAAIAERYPELVEAIEADGHEIIAHSTDMNGTIDASLGEAAERALIGDAMTRLEQATGKRPKGWLSIARQQSFATLDILKDEGLAYCCDWVNDELPYRFSNGLIDLPLNHELSDRQIVTVQQKSADSWAESMTDAFDWLAREAKGKGGGRMLPIHLTPYIMGLPYRIHALEALLAGLGRREEAWFARGEDIVSVWEQQQ, translated from the coding sequence ATGAACACGCTTCCCGACAGCTACACGCAATATCCCCGCCGCCGGAAAGGCTATGATCACGACCTCTACCAGTGGTCGAACCTCCACCAACGCGCGCCGGTTCGCTGGCCGGAAGGATCGGTCGCGGTGTGGCTTTGCGTCAGTCTCGAATGGTTTCCGATCGTCCCGGGCGGCCCGTTCAAGGCGCCCGGCCACATGGTCACGCCCTATCCCGATTATCGCCACTACACCGCGCGCGACTATGGCAACCGCGTGGGCGCGTGGCGGATGCTCGAGGCGTTCGGGAAGGCCGGGGTCAGGGCGAGTTTCGCGACCAATGCCGCGATCGCGGAGCGCTATCCCGAACTGGTCGAGGCGATCGAGGCCGACGGGCACGAGATCATCGCCCATTCGACCGACATGAACGGTACCATCGATGCGAGCCTCGGCGAAGCGGCGGAGCGCGCGCTGATCGGCGATGCGATGACGCGGCTGGAACAGGCGACCGGCAAACGGCCGAAGGGCTGGCTTTCCATCGCGCGCCAGCAGAGCTTTGCGACGCTCGACATCCTGAAGGACGAGGGGCTCGCCTATTGCTGCGACTGGGTGAACGACGAACTGCCCTATCGTTTCTCGAATGGCCTGATCGACCTGCCCTTGAACCACGAATTGTCCGACCGCCAGATCGTCACCGTCCAGCAGAAAAGCGCCGACAGCTGGGCCGAAAGCATGACCGATGCCTTCGACTGGCTGGCGCGGGAGGCCAAGGGTAAGGGCGGCGGGCGGATGCTGCCGATCCACCTTACCCCCTACATCATGGGCCTGCCCTATCGCATCCACGCGCTCGAGGCGCTGCTCGCCGGGCTCGGTCGGCGCGAGGAAGCCTGGTTCGCCCGCGGGGAGGATATCGTGTCCGTCTGGGAGCAGCAGCAATGA
- a CDS encoding aldehyde dehydrogenase family protein produces MKARNPRTGEEDYDFLESSREEVAATAATLRAAQASWEDIGPAGRAVVLHRFADAIDAHAPMIVEALSVDTGRGTVSMIEVQGCAANIRRWAQRGRELFDRLDVGAHPSATPGVEIVTTYSAFPLFGAIAPWNFPVILSHIDAVPALMAGCAAMVKPSEVTPRFVEPMRTVLADIPELPLAYVMGGPEVGQALIEEVDYVCFTGSTATGRKVAEAAARALIPANLELGGKDPMIVTANAEPDWAAGVALRASVVATGQACQSIERIYVAREIAEAFLTALVAAAERVELTWPDPAKGHLGPFIFPAQADKVQAHIDDARSHGARVLTGGEVETLGGGKYLRPTLLADVTPEMKVMREETFGPVIPVTVFDDLEDAIAQANDTEYGLSAAVLAGSLDEATAIGVRLDAGAISLQDGAMTSFVGDATNQSRGCSGLGPSRMGDSGMLRFLREKALIRQTGDPLPIDAYAERGAP; encoded by the coding sequence ATGAAGGCCCGCAACCCCCGCACCGGCGAGGAGGATTACGACTTCCTCGAAAGCTCGCGCGAGGAGGTGGCCGCGACCGCCGCGACCCTGCGCGCGGCGCAGGCGAGCTGGGAGGATATCGGCCCCGCCGGACGCGCGGTGGTCCTCCATCGCTTCGCGGACGCGATCGACGCCCACGCGCCGATGATCGTCGAGGCGCTGTCGGTCGACACCGGACGCGGAACGGTTTCCATGATCGAGGTGCAGGGCTGCGCGGCGAACATCCGCCGCTGGGCGCAGCGCGGGCGCGAATTGTTCGACCGGCTCGATGTCGGGGCGCATCCTTCCGCGACACCCGGGGTCGAGATCGTCACGACCTATTCAGCCTTCCCGCTGTTCGGCGCGATCGCCCCGTGGAACTTTCCCGTCATCCTGTCCCATATCGACGCCGTTCCTGCCCTGATGGCGGGCTGCGCGGCGATGGTGAAGCCGTCCGAGGTCACGCCGCGCTTCGTCGAGCCGATGCGCACCGTGCTCGCGGACATTCCCGAACTGCCGCTCGCCTATGTCATGGGCGGGCCGGAGGTCGGGCAGGCCTTGATCGAGGAGGTGGACTATGTCTGCTTCACCGGCTCGACCGCGACGGGCCGCAAGGTGGCCGAGGCCGCCGCGCGCGCGCTCATACCGGCGAACCTCGAACTGGGCGGCAAGGACCCGATGATCGTCACCGCCAATGCCGAGCCCGACTGGGCGGCGGGCGTGGCCCTGCGCGCGAGCGTGGTGGCGACCGGGCAGGCGTGCCAGTCGATCGAGCGGATCTATGTCGCGCGCGAAATCGCCGAGGCTTTCCTGACAGCGCTCGTCGCCGCCGCCGAGCGGGTCGAACTGACCTGGCCGGACCCGGCCAAGGGCCATCTCGGCCCGTTCATCTTCCCCGCGCAGGCCGACAAGGTGCAGGCCCATATCGACGATGCCCGCAGCCACGGCGCGCGCGTCCTGACCGGCGGCGAGGTCGAGACGCTGGGCGGCGGGAAATACCTCCGCCCGACCTTGCTTGCCGACGTCACGCCTGAAATGAAGGTCATGCGCGAGGAAACCTTCGGCCCGGTCATCCCGGTCACGGTCTTCGACGACCTGGAGGACGCGATCGCGCAGGCGAACGACACCGAATACGGGCTGTCGGCGGCGGTGCTGGCAGGCTCGCTCGACGAGGCGACGGCGATCGGCGTGCGGCTCGATGCCGGGGCGATCTCGCTTCAGGACGGGGCGATGACGAGCTTTGTCGGCGATGCCACCAACCAGTCGCGCGGCTGTTCCGGCCTCGGCCCTTCGCGCATGGGCGATTCGGGGATGCTGCGCTTCCTCCGGGAGAAGGCGCTGATCCGCCAGACGGGCGATCCGCTGCCGATCGACGCCTATGCCGAACGGGGCGCGCCGTGA
- a CDS encoding DUF1330 domain-containing protein, with translation MIAAAALVFLQSAGVEAGAAPPPPQSTCDAPVYMVVEGRTFDRERMIAYGRAIAESRLYEELGGYYVTVPRPLEVFEGEVPADYVNLTVRFPCIANARAFWNSRTYREEILPLRRDPPAGDYTVTIYAEAPLREDMVGKVGDNRFTADFADPQVEQVDEPAAGPDRKGDSE, from the coding sequence ATGATCGCCGCCGCCGCCCTTGTTTTCCTGCAATCGGCAGGCGTCGAGGCAGGCGCCGCCCCGCCTCCGCCGCAGTCGACCTGCGACGCGCCGGTCTACATGGTGGTCGAGGGTCGCACCTTCGACCGCGAGCGGATGATCGCCTATGGCCGCGCGATCGCGGAAAGCAGGCTCTACGAGGAACTGGGCGGCTATTACGTCACCGTGCCGCGCCCGCTCGAAGTGTTCGAGGGCGAGGTCCCGGCGGACTACGTCAACCTCACCGTGCGTTTCCCCTGCATCGCAAACGCGCGCGCCTTCTGGAACAGCCGCACCTATCGCGAGGAGATCCTCCCGCTGCGCCGGGATCCTCCGGCGGGCGATTACACCGTTACCATTTATGCCGAGGCGCCCTTGCGCGAGGATATGGTAGGAAAGGTGGGCGACAACCGTTTCACCGCCGATTTCGCGGACCCGCAGGTCGAGCAGGTGGATGAGCCGGCGGCCGGGCCGGACAGGAAAGGAGACAGCGAATGA
- a CDS encoding class I SAM-dependent methyltransferase has product MTVELQHPMKPQSTPDESARGRFVSGIRSLILNDLAADLGEAYRNRAAPAFRKAHGRDPETSREAHEALRGDPAFNIYSAMRVQAQKMVWASVSDSVEREAERLAQEAAKADGPGSLTLDPALDVPRNVHAIDVHLMPGSYVRGADSLEAGAVYDRGLAVFSMGLMGANLDDIGLSMSQYVKQRFPDFAPRRILDTGCTVGHNTLPWKQAYPDAEVIAIDAAPGPLAYASARAKMQGQEVHFRQMCADDLAFEDESFDVVWSSMFLHELSKKQRAKCFEEAYRVLRPGGLMVHMELPPNEQMGAFEGFYLDWDSYYNNEPYYKGFRDEIPRDLCARAGFGEEDFFEFVVPSIGIYGEQAVRDAAKGDRAEGVGQQTTGRLAEGVMWYGFGAFRK; this is encoded by the coding sequence ATGACCGTCGAACTCCAGCACCCCATGAAGCCGCAATCGACCCCTGACGAAAGCGCGCGCGGGCGCTTCGTCTCGGGGATACGCAGCCTCATTCTCAACGACCTCGCCGCCGATCTGGGCGAAGCCTATCGGAACCGCGCCGCCCCCGCCTTCCGCAAGGCGCACGGGCGCGACCCCGAAACCAGCCGCGAGGCGCACGAGGCGCTGCGCGGGGACCCCGCCTTCAACATCTATTCCGCCATGCGCGTGCAGGCGCAGAAGATGGTCTGGGCGAGTGTTTCCGACAGCGTCGAGCGCGAGGCGGAGCGGCTTGCGCAGGAGGCTGCGAAGGCCGACGGGCCGGGCTCGCTGACGCTCGATCCCGCGCTCGACGTGCCGAGGAACGTCCACGCAATCGACGTCCACCTGATGCCGGGCAGCTATGTGCGCGGTGCCGACAGCCTCGAGGCGGGCGCGGTCTACGACCGGGGCCTTGCCGTGTTCTCGATGGGGCTGATGGGGGCCAATCTCGACGATATCGGCCTTTCGATGAGCCAATATGTAAAGCAGCGCTTCCCCGATTTCGCGCCGCGGCGCATCCTCGATACCGGTTGCACGGTTGGCCACAACACGCTGCCGTGGAAACAGGCCTACCCCGATGCCGAGGTCATCGCGATCGACGCCGCGCCGGGACCGCTCGCCTATGCTTCGGCGCGGGCGAAGATGCAGGGCCAGGAAGTCCATTTCAGGCAGATGTGCGCCGACGATCTCGCCTTCGAGGATGAAAGCTTCGACGTCGTGTGGTCGAGCATGTTCCTCCACGAACTCTCGAAGAAGCAGCGCGCGAAATGCTTTGAGGAGGCCTATCGCGTGCTTCGCCCCGGCGGGCTGATGGTCCACATGGAACTGCCGCCGAACGAGCAGATGGGCGCGTTCGAGGGGTTCTATCTCGACTGGGACAGCTATTACAACAACGAGCCCTACTACAAGGGCTTCCGCGACGAGATCCCGCGCGACCTGTGCGCCCGGGCCGGGTTCGGCGAAGAGGACTTCTTCGAATTCGTCGTGCCCTCCATCGGCATCTATGGCGAGCAGGCGGTGAGAGACGCAGCGAAGGGCGACCGCGCCGAAGGCGTCGGCCAGCAGACCACCGGGCGGCTTGCCGAAGGCGTGATGTGGTACGGTTTCGGGGCGTTCAGGAAATGA